The proteins below are encoded in one region of Xenopus laevis strain J_2021 chromosome 8L, Xenopus_laevis_v10.1, whole genome shotgun sequence:
- the mis18bp1a gene encoding MIS18 binding protein 1 a (The RefSeq protein has 11 substitutions, 1 non-frameshifting indel compared to this genomic sequence), with protein MFITTSNTHHNDPRAFSKGGMHLKSIPLDKIPPNTLTPIKDLEKLCIEEPCSSRTPAKKPNQLLPTTTALQSTLIQDATCPLEFPNLSVIKPSGGPQENESCRNDPAPLGTLGYFPSNDHDFVLESPAKIFQRMKAFSAQEKRLQTPIKNNRLSDLINCQRDMILTPITNLSVYSRERGSREFPKQSMNTKGKPACSNMYLDSEIPTDILTASPAKIFLLMKEKSLERQKLIHKDATPSQNPKGVDVNTPNTGLNLVSAAENPKEPAKNADFLKVSEECIVSSTNPSPDIALREKGNEADDEMSQQSQLSSLQNETLTPEICKLTSPKKSRENMKTTNEHLNNKTGFMVQPKLMPGIETLKNLGIKGSTICPEMCDILLISPKMHIPRKQKSREEVPAAVLYPDTNRSNSKGEENILLTEWIVTFSGKAGVCLEGKRVDASGLYWHSNVIVERIQSDKVKTFSGRVYELKGEADKSTMQLEGFPPWFVQKFASGFPEDWKTHVDRVLKESQRAEVKGRKVNHMKSADLKQNSVKDIQERAKHCHSSSKSKELLNLLPSSPTMDSRFNLGDTDQRKTRAYSALRTEPKSNASKTVQSGSADGWDSSNSDTDSENTRRRRKIVSKQHTSKLPNSLSTTNAQTNPSHSNNCTYDLSSEESQDNVSTNVPKERLALVESRNAVTDRQTKHLSVSEQSHSSLLPRPFSKSTNHTPVLAKNSTYDVSPSESDVHMHLRAIRRSTRNSASGKQRASPLSNDTIVSRSGRLIKPVLKYWCGERVVTDRNLNFVIDEGSTNYLEAETSLVKRKSETKCKQPLTPKELGKNSLRLNKSNLNMEQQQRSETQLKKTIWKEKACSESPNPSQTEESDTEERPRKAQKSPVVLLTPIHSKSQLREKCVKHNVHYESFEETATDTSVFESEIDTRTTLVKNSNGDGIAKSPRIAPVILGDKLSETESSEEDSPSAHISVKRKPRSLSKNSINKCKQDLHTAGDKYGSVEFLNNLRSSPKESLKQKDPHHKRSRTYKAAPQSNDLTSSADSDKEKRPNTRKSAVQKNRRSQRKASRSARRACRSILEDSEETCSSDNDQQQPKHPTARSSLGSIKTPASRLVLSKKIRSLPRNQGSTVSFPKMNHGEEWTEKEVERLYKAVSSLPKHKNGFWVDVAMSVGSRSAEECQEKYLEKQQSKATKAQSKKKPGARNKEVKGSGSEEKPVKITAKVGTLKRKQQMRQFLEQIPKDDHDDIFTATPFQTKRVKLPTFRTSQEDDVFQLSNTDPTTPSSSIFPLAYTPQCEHISPGMLGSINRSNNDKYMYRMQKTTKGALSGWGKLNKKPVGASYATPISRRTAAQGKAHKGCRDTSVIGKLFKSDGPAAPDDDDDEEEDYYFSNPSP; from the exons ATGTTCATAACAACTTCAAACTCTCATCACAATGATCCCCGAGCTTTCAGCAAAGGAGGAATGCATCTGAAGTCTATTCCACTGGACAAAATTCCACCCAATACTTTGACTCCAATCAAAGATCTGGAGAAACTGTGCATAGAAGAGCCATGCTCCTCAAGGACTCAAGCCAAAAAGCCCAATCAGTTGCTTCCCACAACAACAGCTCTTCAGTCAACACTGATTCAAGATGCAACTTGTCCTCTTGAGTTTCCAAATCTCAGTGTTATAAAGCCAAGTGGTGGCCCACAAGAAAATGAATCCTGTAGGAATGATCCAGCACCTCTTGGAACTTTGGGTTATTTTCCTTCCAATGACCATGATTTTGTTCTTGAATCTCCAGCCAAAATCTTTCAGAGGATGAAGGCATTCTCTGCTCAAGAGAAACGGCTTCAAACACCCATTAAAAATAACAGACTCTCTGATCTTATAAACTGCCAACGTGACATGATACTGACGCCTATCACAAATCTATCCGTTTATAGCCGAGAGCGAGGCAGCCGAGAATTTCGTAAGCAATCAATGAATACCAATGGGAAACCTGCCTGTAGTAACATGTATTTAG ACTCGGAAATACCTACCGACATCCTAACTGCATCTCCAGCAAAAATATTCCTCCTAATGAAAGAGAAATCTTTGGAGCGGCAAAAGTTAATCCATAAAGATGCCACACCGAGTCAGAACCCCAAGGGAG tagatgTTAATACACCTAACACTGGCTTAAACCTTGTCTCTGCTGCCGAGAACCCTAAGGAACCAGCAAAAAATGCGGATTTCCTGAAAGTTAGTGAAGAGTGTATCGTGAGCAGCACAAATCCCAGCCCAGACATAGCGCTGCGTGAAAAAGGAAATGAGGCAGATGATGAAATGTCTCAACAAAGCCAGTTAAGTTCACTCCAGAATGAAACATTGACTCCAGAAATCTGTAAACTGACAAGTCCAAAAAAGAGCAGGGAGAAcatgaaaaccacaaatgaaCACTTGAATAACAAAACAGGTTTTATGGTGCAGCCCAAGCTCATGCCAGGAATTGAGACACTGAAGAACCTTGGCATTAAAGGTTCCACCATATGCCCTGAAATGTGCGATATTttactaatctcccctaaaatGCATATTCCAAGAAAGCAAAAGTCCAGAGAAGAAGTGCCAGCTGCCGTTCTTTATCCCGATACAAACAGGAGTAATTCAAAAGGAGAG GAAAACATTCTCTTGACTGAGTGGATTGTAACATTTTCCGGTAAAGCTGGTGTGTGCTTAGAGGGGAAGCGAGT GGATGCCTCAGGGCTGTATTGGCACAGTAATGTAATAGTAGAACGGATCCAGAGTGATAAAGTGAAGACTTTTTCTGGTCGTGTCTATGAACTGAAAGGGGAGGCTGATAAATCCACTATGCAGttggaag GATTCCCCCCTTGGTTTGTGCAAAAGTTTGCTTCAGGCTTTCCAGAGGACTGGAAGACTCATGTGGATCGTGTTCTGAAGGAAAGCCAAAG GGCTGAAGTAAAAGTAAGAATAGTTAACCATATGAAGAGCGCAGATCTTAAACAAAATAGCGTGAAGGACATTCAAGAACGGGCTAAGCATTGCCATTCCAGTTCAAAATCAAAAGAACTTCTGAATCTCCTGCCTAGCTCTCCCACCATGGACTCCAGGTTCAACCTTGGTGATACTGACCAGAGAAAAACCAGGGCCTACAGTGCTTTGCGCACAGAGCCAAAAAGCAATGCATCAAAGACTGTGCAGAGTGGAAGTGCAGATGGCTGGGATTCCAGTAACTCTGATACTGACCGTGAAAATACTAGGAGAAGAAGGAAAATTGTATCAAAGCAGCATACTTCTAAGTTACCCAATAGCCTTTCCACCACCAACGCCCAAACCAATCCTATCCATAGTAACAACTGTACATATGATTTGTCGTCCGAAGAATCACAAGACAATGTATCAACCAACGTTCCAAAAGAAAGGTTGGCACTGGTTAAGAGCAGGAATGCAGTTACAGACCGACAGACTAAGCACCTTTCTGTATCAGAACAATCGCACTCATCACTTCTCCCTAGACCTTTCTCCAAAAGCACAAACCACACTCCCGTTCTAGCAAAAAATTCAACATATGATGTGTCTCCCTCTGAAAGTGATGTCCACATGCATTCGCGCGCCATTAGACGCTCCACTAGAAATTCAGCAAGTGGAAAGCAAAGGG CATCACCGCTGTCTAATGATACCATCGTGAGCCGCAGTGGCCGACTCATTAAACCTGTCCTGAAATACTGGTGTGGAGAAAGAGTGGTGACTGACCGGAACTTAAACTTTGTAATTGATGAAGGATCAACAAATTATCTAGAGGCAGAGACC AGTCTGGTTAAACGAAAGTCTGAAACTAAATGCAAAGAGCCTCTCACTCCCAAGGAGTTGGGCAAAAATTCCCTGAGACTGAACAAATCCAATTTAAACATGGAGCAGCAGCAGAGATCAG AGACACAACTTAAAAAAACGATTTGGAAAGAGAAGGCTTGCTCAGAATCCCCAAACCCATCACAGACAGAAGAAAGCGACACTGAGGAGCGTCCAAGAAAAGCACAAAAATCTCCTGTGGTATTGCTGACACCAATTCATTCAAAAAGTCAATTACGGGAAAAGTGCGTTAAGCATAATGTCCATTACGAAAGTTTTGAAGAGACTGCCACGGACACAAGTGTCTTTGAAAGTGAAATCGACACACGGACGACACTAGTGAAGAATTCTAATGGGGATGGGATTGCTAAGTCGCCACGTATTGCCCCTGTCATTCTGGGGGATAAATTGTCTGAGACTGAATCATCAGAAGAAGACAGTCCGTCTGCTCATATTTCTGTTAAAAGGAAGCCAAGATCTTTATCCAAAAATAGCATAAATAAATGTAAGCAGGACTTGCACACTGCGGGAGACAAATACGGTTCTGTAGAATTTCTCAATAATTTGAGAAGTTCTCCAAAAGAGTCCCTAAAACAAAAAGACCCTCACCATAAAAGAAGCAGGACATATAAAGCTGCACCACAAAGCAATGATCTTACAAGCTCTGCTGACTCGGATAAGGAGAAAAGACCTAACACACGAAAATCTGCTGTTCAGAAAAATCGGAGATCTCAAAGGAAAGCTAGTCGCTCAGCACGGCGGGCTTGTAGGTCTATCCTTGAGGACTCGGAAGAAACATGCAGTTCAGATAATGATCAGCAGCAGCCAAAGCACCCCACAGCTAGAAGTTCTTTGGGCTCCATAAAAACTCCTGCTTCAAGATTAGTTTTAAGTAAAAAGATAAGGAGTCTACCGAGAAACCAGGGCTCTactgtgtcctttccaaaaatgaaTCATGGGGAGGAATGGACAGAGAAAGAAGTTGAGCGTCTTTACAA GGCTGTTTCCTCTCTGCCAAAACATAAAAATGGATTCTGGGTAGACGTGGCTATGTCTGTAGGCAGCCGCTCTGCAGAGGAATGTCAGGAAAAATACCTAGAGAAGCAACAGTCAAAGGCAACCAAAGCCCAATCCAAAAAGAAACCTGGGGCGAGAAACAAAGAAGTAAagg GGAGTGGCTCAGAGGAGAAGCCAGTGAAAATAACAGCTAAAGTAGGAACTCTCAAAAGAAAGCAGCAAATGAGGCAATTTCTAGAACAAATTCCAAAGGATGACCATGACGACATTTTCACTGCTACACCGTTCCAGACCAAGAGAGTGAAG TTGCCAACATTTAGAACAAGTCAAGAGGACGATGTCTTCCAGCTGAGCAACACTGACCCAACGACACCTTCTTCAAGTATTTTCCCCTTGGCTTATACTCCCCAGTGTGAGCACATTAGCCCTGGAATGCTGGGCTCCATCAACAG ATCAAACAATGACAAATATATGTACAGAATGCAGAAAACCACCAAAGGTGCATTATCCGGATggggaaaattaaataaaaaacct GTTGGTGCTTCATACGCCACTCCAATTTCTCGACGGACAGCAGCACAAGGCAAAG CACACAAAGGCTGCAGAGATACATCGGTCATTGGAAAACTCTTTAAATCTGATGGACCTGCGGCaccagatgatgatgatgatgatgaagaagaggaCTATTATTTTTCTAACCCCTCTCCATAG
- the mis18bp1a gene encoding MIS18 binding protein 1 a isoform X2, which produces MNAYEKSALYCLVFDYVKSKSSDMFITTSNSHHNDPRAFSKGGMHLKSIPLDKIPPNTLTPIKDLEKLCIEEPCSSRTQAKKPNQLLPTTTALQSTLIQDATCPLEFPNLSVIKPSGGPQENESCRNDPAPLGTLGYFPSNDHDFVLESPAKIFQRMKAFSAQEKRLQTPIKNNRLSDLINCQRDMILTPITNLSVYSRERGSREFRKQSMNTNGKPACSNMYLDSEIPTDILTASPAKIFLLMKEKSLERQKLIHKDATPSQNPKGVDVNTPNTGLNLVSAAENPKEPAKNADFLKVSEECIVSSTNPSPDIALREKGNEADDEMSQQSQLSSLQNETLTPEICKLTSPKKSRENMKTTNEHLNNKTGFMVQPKLMPGIETLKNLGIKGSTICPEMCDILLISPKMHIPRKQKSREEVPAAVLYPDTNRSNSKGEENILLTEWIVTFSGKAGVCLEGKRVDASGLYWHSNVIVERIQSDKVKTFSGRVYELKGEADKSTMQLEGFPPWFVQKFASGFPEDWKTHVDRVLKESQRAEVKVRIVNHMKSADLKQNSVKDIQERAKHCHSSSKSKELLNLLPSSPTMDSRFNLGDTDQRKTRAYSALRTEPKSNASKTVQSGSADGWDSSNSDTDRENTRRRRKIVSKQHTSKLPNSLSTTNAQTNPIHSNNCTYDLSSEESQDNVSTNVPKERLALVKSRNAVTDRQTKHLSVSEQSHSSLLPRPFSKSTNHTPVLAKNSTYDVSPSESDVHMHSRAIRRSTRNSASGKQRASPLSNDTIVSRSGRLIKPVLKYWCGERVVTDRNLNFVIDEGSTNYLEAETSLVKRKSETKCKEPLTPKELGKNSLRLNKSNLNMEQQQRSETQLKKTIWKEKACSESPNPSQTEESDTEERPRKAQKSPVVLLTPIHSKSQLREKCVKHNVHYESFEETATDTSVFESEIDTRTTLVKNSNGDGIAKSPRIAPVILGDKLSETESSEEDSPSAHISVKRKPRSLSKNSINKCKQDLHTAGDKYGSVEFLNNLRSSPKESLKQKDPHHKRSRTYKAAPQSNDLTSSADSDKEKRPNTRKSAVQKNRRSQRKASRSARRACRSILEDSEETCSSDNDQQQPKHPTARSSLGSIKTPASRLVLSKKIRSLPRNQGSTVSFPKMNHGEEWTEKEVERLYKAVSSLPKHKNGFWVDVAMSVGSRSAEECQEKYLEKQQSKATKAQSKKKPGARNKEVKGSGSEEKPVKITAKVGTLKRKQQMRQFLEQIPKDDHDDIFTATPFQTKRVKLPTFRTSQEDDVFQLSNTDPTTPSSSIFPLAYTPQCEHISPGMLGSINRSNNDKYMYRMQKTTKGALSGWGKLNKKPVGASYATPISRRTAAQGKAHKGCRDTSVIGKLFKSDGPAAPDDDDDDEEEDYYFSNPSP; this is translated from the exons ATGAATGCCTATGAAAAGTCTGCACTGTATTGTCTGGTGTTTGACTACGTGAAAAGTAAATCATCTGATATGTTCATAACAACTTCAAACTCTCATCACAATGATCCCCGAGCTTTCAGCAAAGGAGGAATGCATCTGAAGTCTATTCCACTGGACAAAATTCCACCCAATACTTTGACTCCAATCAAAGATCTGGAGAAACTGTGCATAGAAGAGCCATGCTCCTCAAGGACTCAAGCCAAAAAGCCCAATCAGTTGCTTCCCACAACAACAGCTCTTCAGTCAACACTGATTCAAGATGCAACTTGTCCTCTTGAGTTTCCAAATCTCAGTGTTATAAAGCCAAGTGGTGGCCCACAAGAAAATGAATCCTGTAGGAATGATCCAGCACCTCTTGGAACTTTGGGTTATTTTCCTTCCAATGACCATGATTTTGTTCTTGAATCTCCAGCCAAAATCTTTCAGAGGATGAAGGCATTCTCTGCTCAAGAGAAACGGCTTCAAACACCCATTAAAAATAACAGACTCTCTGATCTTATAAACTGCCAACGTGACATGATACTGACGCCTATCACAAATCTATCCGTTTATAGCCGAGAGCGAGGCAGCCGAGAATTTCGTAAGCAATCAATGAATACCAATGGGAAACCTGCCTGTAGTAACATGTATTTAG ACTCGGAAATACCTACCGACATCCTAACTGCATCTCCAGCAAAAATATTCCTCCTAATGAAAGAGAAATCTTTGGAGCGGCAAAAGTTAATCCATAAAGATGCCACACCGAGTCAGAACCCCAAGGGAG tagatgTTAATACACCTAACACTGGCTTAAACCTTGTCTCTGCTGCCGAGAACCCTAAGGAACCAGCAAAAAATGCGGATTTCCTGAAAGTTAGTGAAGAGTGTATCGTGAGCAGCACAAATCCCAGCCCAGACATAGCGCTGCGTGAAAAAGGAAATGAGGCAGATGATGAAATGTCTCAACAAAGCCAGTTAAGTTCACTCCAGAATGAAACATTGACTCCAGAAATCTGTAAACTGACAAGTCCAAAAAAGAGCAGGGAGAAcatgaaaaccacaaatgaaCACTTGAATAACAAAACAGGTTTTATGGTGCAGCCCAAGCTCATGCCAGGAATTGAGACACTGAAGAACCTTGGCATTAAAGGTTCCACCATATGCCCTGAAATGTGCGATATTttactaatctcccctaaaatGCATATTCCAAGAAAGCAAAAGTCCAGAGAAGAAGTGCCAGCTGCCGTTCTTTATCCCGATACAAACAGGAGTAATTCAAAAGGAGAG GAAAACATTCTCTTGACTGAGTGGATTGTAACATTTTCCGGTAAAGCTGGTGTGTGCTTAGAGGGGAAGCGAGT GGATGCCTCAGGGCTGTATTGGCACAGTAATGTAATAGTAGAACGGATCCAGAGTGATAAAGTGAAGACTTTTTCTGGTCGTGTCTATGAACTGAAAGGGGAGGCTGATAAATCCACTATGCAGttggaag GATTCCCCCCTTGGTTTGTGCAAAAGTTTGCTTCAGGCTTTCCAGAGGACTGGAAGACTCATGTGGATCGTGTTCTGAAGGAAAGCCAAAG GGCTGAAGTAAAAGTAAGAATAGTTAACCATATGAAGAGCGCAGATCTTAAACAAAATAGCGTGAAGGACATTCAAGAACGGGCTAAGCATTGCCATTCCAGTTCAAAATCAAAAGAACTTCTGAATCTCCTGCCTAGCTCTCCCACCATGGACTCCAGGTTCAACCTTGGTGATACTGACCAGAGAAAAACCAGGGCCTACAGTGCTTTGCGCACAGAGCCAAAAAGCAATGCATCAAAGACTGTGCAGAGTGGAAGTGCAGATGGCTGGGATTCCAGTAACTCTGATACTGACCGTGAAAATACTAGGAGAAGAAGGAAAATTGTATCAAAGCAGCATACTTCTAAGTTACCCAATAGCCTTTCCACCACCAACGCCCAAACCAATCCTATCCATAGTAACAACTGTACATATGATTTGTCGTCCGAAGAATCACAAGACAATGTATCAACCAACGTTCCAAAAGAAAGGTTGGCACTGGTTAAGAGCAGGAATGCAGTTACAGACCGACAGACTAAGCACCTTTCTGTATCAGAACAATCGCACTCATCACTTCTCCCTAGACCTTTCTCCAAAAGCACAAACCACACTCCCGTTCTAGCAAAAAATTCAACATATGATGTGTCTCCCTCTGAAAGTGATGTCCACATGCATTCGCGCGCCATTAGACGCTCCACTAGAAATTCAGCAAGTGGAAAGCAAAGGG CATCACCGCTGTCTAATGATACCATCGTGAGCCGCAGTGGCCGACTCATTAAACCTGTCCTGAAATACTGGTGTGGAGAAAGAGTGGTGACTGACCGGAACTTAAACTTTGTAATTGATGAAGGATCAACAAATTATCTAGAGGCAGAGACC AGTCTGGTTAAACGAAAGTCTGAAACTAAATGCAAAGAGCCTCTCACTCCCAAGGAGTTGGGCAAAAATTCCCTGAGACTGAACAAATCCAATTTAAACATGGAGCAGCAGCAGAGATCAG AGACACAACTTAAAAAAACGATTTGGAAAGAGAAGGCTTGCTCAGAATCCCCAAACCCATCACAGACAGAAGAAAGCGACACTGAGGAGCGTCCAAGAAAAGCACAAAAATCTCCTGTGGTATTGCTGACACCAATTCATTCAAAAAGTCAATTACGGGAAAAGTGCGTTAAGCATAATGTCCATTACGAAAGTTTTGAAGAGACTGCCACGGACACAAGTGTCTTTGAAAGTGAAATCGACACACGGACGACACTAGTGAAGAATTCTAATGGGGATGGGATTGCTAAGTCGCCACGTATTGCCCCTGTCATTCTGGGGGATAAATTGTCTGAGACTGAATCATCAGAAGAAGACAGTCCGTCTGCTCATATTTCTGTTAAAAGGAAGCCAAGATCTTTATCCAAAAATAGCATAAATAAATGTAAGCAGGACTTGCACACTGCGGGAGACAAATACGGTTCTGTAGAATTTCTCAATAATTTGAGAAGTTCTCCAAAAGAGTCCCTAAAACAAAAAGACCCTCACCATAAAAGAAGCAGGACATATAAAGCTGCACCACAAAGCAATGATCTTACAAGCTCTGCTGACTCGGATAAGGAGAAAAGACCTAACACACGAAAATCTGCTGTTCAGAAAAATCGGAGATCTCAAAGGAAAGCTAGTCGCTCAGCACGGCGGGCTTGTAGGTCTATCCTTGAGGACTCGGAAGAAACATGCAGTTCAGATAATGATCAGCAGCAGCCAAAGCACCCCACAGCTAGAAGTTCTTTGGGCTCCATAAAAACTCCTGCTTCAAGATTAGTTTTAAGTAAAAAGATAAGGAGTCTACCGAGAAACCAGGGCTCTactgtgtcctttccaaaaatgaaTCATGGGGAGGAATGGACAGAGAAAGAAGTTGAGCGTCTTTACAA GGCTGTTTCCTCTCTGCCAAAACATAAAAATGGATTCTGGGTAGACGTGGCTATGTCTGTAGGCAGCCGCTCTGCAGAGGAATGTCAGGAAAAATACCTAGAGAAGCAACAGTCAAAGGCAACCAAAGCCCAATCCAAAAAGAAACCTGGGGCGAGAAACAAAGAAGTAAagg GGAGTGGCTCAGAGGAGAAGCCAGTGAAAATAACAGCTAAAGTAGGAACTCTCAAAAGAAAGCAGCAAATGAGGCAATTTCTAGAACAAATTCCAAAGGATGACCATGACGACATTTTCACTGCTACACCGTTCCAGACCAAGAGAGTGAAG TTGCCAACATTTAGAACAAGTCAAGAGGACGATGTCTTCCAGCTGAGCAACACTGACCCAACGACACCTTCTTCAAGTATTTTCCCCTTGGCTTATACTCCCCAGTGTGAGCACATTAGCCCTGGAATGCTGGGCTCCATCAACAG ATCAAACAATGACAAATATATGTACAGAATGCAGAAAACCACCAAAGGTGCATTATCCGGATggggaaaattaaataaaaaacct GTTGGTGCTTCATACGCCACTCCAATTTCTCGACGGACAGCAGCACAAGGCAAAG CACACAAAGGCTGCAGAGATACATCGGTCATTGGAAAACTCTTTAAATCTGATGGACCTGCGGCaccagatgatgatgatgatgatgaagaagaggaCTATTATTTTTCTAACCCCTCTCCATAG